The proteins below come from a single Orcinus orca chromosome 6, mOrcOrc1.1, whole genome shotgun sequence genomic window:
- the FGF17 gene encoding fibroblast growth factor 17 produces MGAARLLPNLTLCLQLLILCCQTQGENHPSPNFNQYVRDQGAMTDQLSRRQIREYQLYSRTSGKHVQVTGRRISATAEDGNKFAKLIVETDTFGSRVRIKGAESEKYICMNKRGKLIGKPSGKSKDCVFTEIVLENNYTAFQNARHEGWFMAFTRQGRPRQASRSRQNQREAHFIKRLYQGQLPFPNHAERQKQFEFVGSAPTRRTKRTRRPQPLT; encoded by the exons ATGGGAGCCGCCCGCCTGCTGCCCAACCTCACGCT GTGCCTGCAGCTGCTGATTCTCTGCTGTCAAACTCAG GGGGAGAATCACCCGTCTCCTAATTTTAACCAGTACGTGAGGGACCAGGGTGCCATGACCGACCAGCTGAGCCGGCGGCAGATCCGCGAGTACCAGCTCTACAGCCGGACCAGCGGCAAGCACGTGCAGGTCACTGGGCGTCGCATCTCCGCCACCGCTGAGGACGGCAACAAGTTTG ccaAGCTCATAGTGGAGACAGACACCTTCGGAAGCCGCGTGCGCATCAAGGGAGCTGAGAGCGAGAAATACATCTGTATGAACAAGAGGGGCAAGCTCATCGGGAAG CCCAGCGGGAAGAGCAAAGACTGCGTGTTCACAGAGATCGTGCTGGAGAACAACTACACAGCCTTCCAGAATGCACGGCACGAGGGCTGGTTCATGGCCTTCACGCGGCAGGGCCGGCCCCGCCAGGCCTCCCGCAGCCGCCAGAACCAGCGAGAGGCTCACTTCATCAAGCGCCTCTACCAGGGCCAGCTGCCCTTCCCCAACCATGCCGAGAGGCAGAAGCAGTTCGAGTTTGTGGGCTCAGCCCCCACCCGCCGGACCAAGCGCACTCGGAGGCCACAGCCCCTGACATAG